A window of the Lagopus muta isolate bLagMut1 chromosome 1, bLagMut1 primary, whole genome shotgun sequence genome harbors these coding sequences:
- the LOC125693047 gene encoding extracellular serine/threonine protein kinase FAM20C-like: MATRCRTTLPDFCLEERRGSGSTDSLCPVWVPAPWQGRMRRQLQTLVQRKFKVLLLLLLLLAFLLHVTMDLALPESRRLCSCDAKAPKALGTPTGSPLLASLEKLSLRILQDFSGSNGSLEKSSQPQGAGPLGKDGDMGIQHQHADISPAWAKGSKLAALFEHPLYNIPLPKVKDKDKLFVVNPMEKFSLRSSGSDEWVSSSKAEMVLPTGKTAYDTYPAWLKFHVGINRYELYPRRDPLMPTLLQDLATMKIVSSVQKSGGTQLKLIMTFPNYGQALFKPMKQSREQETPADFFYFSDFERHNAEIAAFHLDRILDFRRIPPVSGRLVNITKEIRDITTDKKLAKTFYISPAGNICFYGECSYYCSTEHALCGKPDQLEGSMAVLLPDKALAKRRSWRSPWRRSYHKSKKAEWELDPNYCSQVRRTPPYDSGHRLLDLIDMAVLDFLMGNMDRHHYETFEKFGNDTFLLHLDNGRGFGTHSRDEMSILAPLQQCCSIKKSTYLRLRLLATEPYRLSELMREALAADRLAPVLAEPHLQALDRRLGKVLVAVGRCLATAAQPHQVLVDDIGSWL; the protein is encoded by the exons ATGGCAACGAG ATGCAGGACGACTCTCCCTGATTTCTGCCTGGAGGAGAGACGGGGCAGTGGAAGCACTGACTCTCTTTGCCCTGTGTGGGTGCCTGCCCCTTGGCAAGGAAGGATGCGGCGCCAGCTGCAGACACTTGTCCAAAGGAAGTTTAaagtcctcctcctcctgctgctgctcctggcctTTCTGCTGCATGTCACGATGGACTTGGCTCTCCCTGAGAGTCGCAGGCTCTGCAGCTGCGATGCAAAAGCACCAAAAGCCTTGGGTACCCCCACAGGCAGCCCTTTGCTGGCCAGCCTTGAAAAGCTGAGCCTGCGCATCCTTCAGGACTTCAGTGGCAGCAACGGTTCCTTGGAGAAAAGCTCCCAGCCTCAGGGAGCAGGGCCACTGGGAAaagatggggacatggggatcCAGCACCAGCATGCAGATATCAGTCCAGCATGGGCCAAGGGATCCAAGCTGGCTGCACTCTTTGAGCATCCCCTTTATAACATCCCGTTGCCGAAGGTGAAGGACAAAGACAAGCTGTTTGTCGTCAATCCCATGGAAAAGTTCAGCCTACGGAGCAGTGGGAGCGATGAATG GGTCAGCAGCAGTAAAGCCGAGATGGTCCTCCCGACAGGGAAGACAGCCTACGACACCTACCCTGCCTGGCTCAAGTTCCACGTCGGCATCAACCGCTACGAGCTGTACCCGCGCAGGGACCCCCTGATGCCCACCCTCCTGCAGGACCTGGCCACCATGAAGATTGTCAGCTCAG TGCAGAAGTCTGGCGGTACCCAGCTGAAGCTCATCATGACCTTCCCAAACTACGGGCAGGCCCTCTTCAAACCCATGAA GCAGAGCAGGGAACAAGAGACCCCCGCTGACTTCTTCTACTTCTCAGACTTTGAGCGGCACAATGCAGAGATTGCAGCCTTTCACCTGGACAG GATCCTGGATTTCCGACGAATCCCACCAGTTTCTGGTCGCTTGGTGAATATAACAAAGGAGATCCGGGACATCACGACCGACAAGAAACTGGCCAAGACTTTCTACATCTCCCCAG CGGGCAACATCTGCTTCTACGGGGAGTGCTCCTACTACTGCTCCACTGAGCACGCTCTGTGCGGCAAGCCGGACCAGCTGGAGGGCTCCATGGCAGTCCTGCTGCCCGACAAAGCTCTGGCCAAGCGTCGCTCCTGGCGCAGCCCCTGGCGCCGCTCCTACCACAAGAGCAAgaaggctga GTGGGAGCTGGACCCCAACTACTGCAGCCAGGTGCGCCGGACGCCGCCTTATGACAGTGGTCATCGCCTCCTTGACCTCATCGACATGGCAGTACTTGATTTCCTCATGG GCAACATGGACCGGCACCACTATGAGACCTTTGAGAAATTTGGGAACGACACCTTCTTGCTTCACCTGGACAACGGCCGCGG CTTCGGCACGCACTCTCGTGACGAGATGTCCATCCTGGCCCcgctccagcagtgctgcag CATCAAGAAATCCACCTACCTGCGGCTGCGGCTGCTGGCCACCGAGCCCTACCGCCTGAGCGAGCTGATGCGGGAAGCACTGGCTGCCGACCGCCTGGCGCCCGTCCTGGCCGAGCCCCACCTGCAGGCATTGGACCGGCGCCTGGGCAaggtgctggtggctgtgggaCGCTGCCtggccacagcagcacagccccaccagGTGCTGGTGGATGACATAGGGTCGTGGCTGTGA